A genomic stretch from Anopheles nili chromosome X, idAnoNiliSN_F5_01, whole genome shotgun sequence includes:
- the LOC128728494 gene encoding zinc finger protein 16-like, with product MQDIASDKSLSRFLIGQGGYPRSGIKSAPPAGIIGFPGAAVGAIPFVFPFAPLGLGLFDTDPQRLLSLLHHQSALAEEALRYRSLLFGGGSISDGPCSSPTAPSSLPDDCKEPLNLHAATTVTSGNPFEVADGSSKTLSASSTSPKAAMTMIRVRDGLTKEGFHNGGGEDLLLRKPPPPMSSQAPPSQAVTSQNATAPPTGSSSSTPCDETMSLFRDVRQLSSPTPVSGTGVVTTPASGSDTKCHICMANFPSAWLLEQHSALQHPHLTIHDDKPYLCGLCGQKSRYACCRYRTVLSKHHRADPGGRSRVPADKLFTCDVCGMQFRYLKSFKKHRLNHALERLHGKKASGAGVGTVPADSEPAVSSTNEGSEPSGGGSVIVDQRDGDSESVTGDVGGSSTSEKGGVELAESTVAASGDEQDDTVSDSALNQPSGSGASSTQCTDSVAPSTASTDETQPKISSSSNRAPSSTSSSTRSATCHSNGISTHYSNGGSGGSCQTSSSASSRTGLSPMDAACETLLAGELKRYQAASAAAVAAAAAVAGTTSHHQQHHHASSVRSMEAESSSTSGVSGNNVLQHGVAPSGSSSQAVPGSLSHTLNSLINAETIPHHRLLGLDPQEASILNFLRVDAAEKQRDRRFACPFCGKCVRSKENLKLHVRKHTGERPFVCLFCGRAFGGKSDLTRHLRIHTGERPYHCEACGKCFARADYLSKHLTTHVHQLSPRP from the exons ATGCAGGACATTGCCTCGGACAAG tctctcagtcgcttcctgATCGGCCAAGGAGGATATCCTAGATCTGGCATCAAGTCAGCCCCTCCTGCAGGAATCATCGGCTTTCCAGGAGCAGCAGTTGGAGCCATCCCGTTCGTGTTTCCTTTCGCCCCACTCGGACTTGGGCTCTTCGATACAGACCCGCAGCGTTTGCTGTCACTTCTACACCACCAGTCAGCGTTGGCTGAAGAAGCCCTCCGTTACCGCAGCCTACTCTTTGGTGGTGGCTCGATCAGTGATGGTCCTTGCAGCTCCCCAACTGCACCTTCATCCCTGCCAGATGACTGTAAGGAGCCACTGAACTTGCACGCAGCCACTACCGTCACCAGCGGGAACCCCTTCGAAGTCGCAGATGGCTCGTCAAAGACGTTGAGTGCAAGTAGCACCTCACCCAAAGCAGCTATGACGATGATCCGCGTGCGCGATGGCCTCACGAAGGAAGGCTTCCATAATGGAGGTGGCGAGGATTTGCTATTGCGTAAGCCACCTCCACCGATGTCATCGCAGGCACCGCCATCCCAGGCAGTCACCTCGCAGAACGCAACAGCGCCCCCTACCGGAAGCTCGTCATCAACACCATGCGATGAGACGATGTCACTATTCCGCGACGTACGTCAGCTCAGCTCACCGACACCGGTATCGGGCACTGGAGTGGTGACAACACCGGCGTCCGGTTCCGACACCAAGTGCCACATCTGTATGGCGAATTTTCCGTCCGCGTGGCTGTTGGAGCAGCACTCGGCACTGCAGCATCCGCACCTGACCATTCACGATGACAAGCCGTATCTGTGCGGGTTGTGCGGTCAGAAGAGTCGGTACGCGTGTTGCCGCTATCGGACGGTGTTGTCGAAGCACCACCGAGCCGATCCAGGTGGTAGAAGTCGCGTACCTGCCGACAAGCTGTTCACGTGTGACGTCTGCGGCATGCAGTTCCGTTATCTGAAGTCGTTTAAGAAACACCGGCTGAACCATGCGCTTGAGCGACTCCACGGTAAGAAGGCTTCAGGTGCAGGTGTTGGTACGGTGCCTGCGGACAGTGAGCCGGCTGTGTCTAGCACCAACGAGGGTAGTGAACCTTCTGGAGGTGGTTCAGTGATCGTTGACCAGCGTGACGGAGACTCGGAGAGTGTGACCGGAGACGTGGGTGGGTCGAGTACGTCAGAAAAAGGTGGTGTAGAGCTAGCAGAGAGCACAGTAGCAGCTAGTGGTGATGAACAGGATGATACAGTGTCTGATTCCGCTCTCAACCAACCGTCAGGGTCTGGAGCCAGCTCGACACAGTGCACCGACTCGGTAGCTCCTTCGACGGCTTCTACCGACGAAACTCAGCCCAAaatcagcagcagtagcaaccgAGCCCCCAGCAGCACTAGCAGCTCCACCAGAAGTGCCACCTGCCATAGCAATGGCATCTCGACGCACTACAGTAATGGCGGCAGTGGTGGCAGCTGTCAGACGAGCAGCAGCGCATCCTCCAGAACAGGCCTGTCGCCGATGGACGCAGCCTGCGAGACGCTGTTGGCAGGTGAGCTAAAGCGCTACCAGGCGGCTTCAGCAGCTGCCgtagctgcagctgctgctgttgctggtacGACAAGTCACcatcaacaacaccaccacgcTAGCAGCGTCCGTTCGATGGAGGCCGAATCGAGCAGTACCTCAGGTGTCTCAGGCAACAACGTACTCCAACATGGTGTCGCACCATCCGGCAGCAGTTCGCAGGCAGTTCCCGGTTCGCTCAGTCACACGCTCAACAGCCTCATTAACGCGGAAACGATACCACATCACCGGCTGCTGGGATTGGACCCTCAGGAGGCCTCCATATTGAACTTCTTGCGTGTGGATGCAGCTGAGAAACAGCGCGACCGCAGGTTCGCCTGCCCATTCTGCGGCAAATGCGTCCGGTCGAAGGAGAACCTGAAGCTTCACGTCCGCAAGCACACCGGTGAGCGTCCGTTCGTGTGCCTGTTCTGTGGCCGTGCGTTTGGTGGCAAGTCGGACCTGACTCGACACCTACGCATCCACACCGGCGAGCGGCCGTACCATTGTGAGGCTTGCGGTAAGTGCTTCGCTCGAGCTGACTACCTCTCCAAACACCTGACCACGCACGTACACCAGCTGTCACCGCGCCCGTGA